A window from Leifsonia shinshuensis encodes these proteins:
- a CDS encoding ABC transporter permease, with translation MTAIATITAPSERNLKNHVSLRQTLANTVTMAHRGLLKIKRTPEQLMDVTLQPIIFTVMFAYLFGGAIAGDVQSYLPALIPGILVQTVITTSVVTGVQLREDMDKGVFDRFKSLPIARIAPLSGALLADTLRYTIATTITFVVGFLMGYHPAAGLGFVVLAGLLVIACAWAISWIFAFFGVIARTAGSVQGISFLVLFPLTFFSNAFVPVDTLPSWLQWFVNVNPVSHLVTAVRDLANNGTFGSDGWIALAGAAVIVAVFAPLTVRAYMRKA, from the coding sequence ATGACCGCCATCGCCACCATCACCGCGCCGTCCGAGCGCAACCTGAAGAACCACGTCAGCCTCCGGCAGACGCTCGCCAACACGGTCACCATGGCCCACCGCGGGCTGCTGAAGATCAAGCGGACGCCCGAGCAGCTGATGGATGTGACGCTCCAGCCGATCATCTTCACCGTCATGTTCGCGTACCTGTTCGGCGGCGCGATCGCCGGGGACGTCCAGTCGTACCTGCCCGCGCTGATCCCGGGCATCCTCGTGCAGACCGTCATCACGACCTCGGTCGTGACCGGCGTCCAGCTGCGGGAGGACATGGACAAGGGCGTGTTCGACCGCTTCAAGTCGCTGCCCATCGCCCGCATCGCGCCGCTGTCGGGCGCCCTGCTCGCGGACACCCTGCGCTACACGATCGCGACGACGATCACCTTCGTGGTCGGCTTCCTGATGGGCTACCACCCGGCGGCCGGTCTCGGGTTCGTCGTGCTGGCCGGGCTGCTCGTCATCGCCTGCGCCTGGGCGATCAGCTGGATCTTCGCCTTCTTCGGCGTCATCGCCCGCACGGCCGGGTCGGTGCAGGGGATCTCGTTCCTCGTGCTGTTCCCGCTGACGTTCTTCTCGAACGCCTTCGTGCCGGTGGACACCCTCCCGAGCTGGCTGCAGTGGTTCGTGAACGTCAACCCGGTGTCGCACCTCGTCACCGCGGTCCGCGACCTCGCGAACAACGGAACGTTCGGCTCGGACGGCTGGATCGCCCTCGCCGGCGCCGCCGTGATCGTCGCGGTGTTCGCCCCGCTCACCGTGCGCGCCTACATGCGGAAGGCCTGA
- a CDS encoding L-serine ammonia-lyase, whose translation MTAYVSAFDLFSIGIGPSSSHTVGPLRAAAAFASRLQDEGMLDRVDQVTCTLYGSLGSTGIGHGTPDAVIAGLRGLQPESCRPDDVRGAWSDLQPGATLLLAGARSIPLAKDDIAFEPRTRLPGHPNALTLRAWGRSESGERSPLPLLEETYYSIGGGFIRRDGEEAALAARKSHPLPYGTAEELLAICERDGIPICEVARRNEIALHGADATRERLDLIWEAMAECVARGLAGDGTLPGGLGVRRRAAAMREHLESVQDDPGRATALEWLHAFALAVNEENASGGRVVTAPTNGAAGIVPAVAHYYLRFVPGASAEGIRQYLLTATAIGSLFKANASISGAEGGCQAEVGSACAMAAGALCAVLGGTPRQVENAAEIAMEHHLGLTCDPVGGLVQIPCIERNAIASSTAVSAARLALHGDGRHLVSLDTVIETMRQTGIDMSTKYKETSEGGLAVNVIEC comes from the coding sequence GTGACAGCGTACGTCTCGGCCTTCGACCTGTTCTCGATCGGCATCGGTCCCTCGAGTTCGCACACCGTCGGACCGCTCCGGGCCGCCGCGGCGTTCGCCTCCCGCCTGCAGGACGAGGGGATGCTCGACCGCGTCGACCAGGTCACCTGCACGCTGTACGGGTCGCTCGGCTCCACCGGCATCGGCCACGGGACCCCGGACGCCGTCATCGCCGGCCTGCGCGGGCTGCAGCCCGAGAGCTGCCGCCCGGACGACGTCCGCGGCGCCTGGTCCGACCTGCAGCCGGGCGCGACCCTGCTGCTGGCCGGCGCTCGCAGCATCCCGCTGGCAAAGGACGACATCGCCTTCGAGCCGCGGACCCGCCTGCCCGGCCACCCGAACGCGCTGACCCTGCGCGCGTGGGGCCGGTCGGAGTCGGGCGAGCGGTCGCCGCTCCCCCTGCTCGAGGAGACGTACTACTCCATCGGCGGCGGGTTCATCCGCCGCGACGGTGAGGAGGCCGCGCTCGCCGCGCGCAAGTCGCACCCGCTCCCGTACGGCACCGCCGAGGAGCTCCTGGCGATCTGCGAGCGGGACGGCATCCCGATCTGCGAGGTCGCGCGCCGCAACGAGATCGCGCTGCACGGCGCCGACGCGACCCGAGAGCGGCTGGACCTGATCTGGGAGGCGATGGCCGAGTGCGTCGCCCGGGGACTCGCGGGTGACGGGACCTTGCCCGGCGGACTCGGTGTCCGTCGGCGTGCCGCCGCGATGCGCGAGCACCTGGAGTCGGTGCAGGACGACCCGGGCCGCGCGACCGCCCTGGAGTGGCTTCACGCCTTCGCGCTCGCGGTCAACGAGGAGAACGCCTCGGGCGGCCGTGTGGTCACGGCACCCACGAACGGCGCGGCGGGCATCGTGCCGGCCGTCGCCCACTACTACCTGCGCTTCGTCCCCGGGGCGTCGGCCGAGGGCATCCGCCAGTACCTGCTCACCGCGACAGCCATCGGCTCGCTCTTCAAGGCGAACGCGTCCATCTCGGGCGCCGAGGGAGGCTGCCAAGCGGAGGTCGGCTCGGCCTGCGCGATGGCTGCGGGCGCCCTCTGCGCGGTGCTCGGCGGGACGCCGCGACAAGTGGAGAACGCCGCCGAGATCGCGATGGAGCACCACCTCGGACTGACGTGCGACCCGGTCGGCGGCCTGGTGCAGATCCCGTGCATCGAGCGGAACGCGATCGCCTCGTCCACCGCTGTCTCCGCCGCCCGGCTGGCGTTGCACGGCGACGGCCGGCACCTGGTGTCGCTGGACACGGTGATCGAGACGATGCGTCAGACCGGCATCGACATGTCCACCAAGTACAAGGAGACGAGCGAAGGCGGCCTCGCGGTCAACGTCATCGAGTGCTGA
- a CDS encoding TraR/DksA C4-type zinc finger protein, which yields MNDARTEELEVTRVDDDALTAAELQELKALLRDRRDGDVAEAQRMAESLGVLLASRSESTADDEHDPEGPTLSSEWSRLQALRSDAAHDIVAVDAALERIRRGTYGTCLRCGRSIGVDRLRARPTAELCIRCAVAVES from the coding sequence GTGAACGATGCGAGGACGGAGGAGCTCGAGGTGACGAGGGTCGACGACGACGCTCTGACCGCCGCCGAGCTGCAGGAGTTGAAGGCTCTGCTGCGGGACCGGCGCGACGGCGATGTCGCCGAGGCGCAGCGGATGGCGGAGTCGCTCGGGGTTCTGCTGGCGTCGCGGTCGGAGTCGACCGCCGACGACGAGCACGACCCGGAAGGGCCGACGCTGTCGTCGGAGTGGAGCCGGCTGCAGGCGCTGCGGTCGGATGCCGCGCACGACATCGTGGCGGTGGATGCGGCCCTCGAGCGCATCCGGCGCGGAACCTACGGCACCTGCCTGCGGTGCGGCCGTTCCATCGGCGTCGACCGCCTTCGTGCGCGACCGACCGCGGAGCTGTGCATCCGCTGCGCCGTCGCGGTCGAGAGCTGA
- a CDS encoding glutathione peroxidase — protein MTVMDIPFQTIDGAPTSLSAFAGKVILVVNVASRCGLAPQYEKLEQLQKEYGDRGFTVVGFPSNQFLQELSSTDAIKEYCSTTWGVTFPMMEKVRLNGRNAHPLYQELTKTPDEDGKAGRVKWNFEKFVITPDGAVYRFRPQTEPDDPAIIDLIEESLPAAA, from the coding sequence ATGACCGTGATGGACATCCCCTTCCAAACCATCGATGGCGCGCCGACCAGCCTGTCCGCATTCGCGGGCAAGGTGATCCTCGTCGTCAATGTCGCCTCCCGCTGCGGGCTCGCCCCGCAGTACGAGAAGCTCGAGCAGCTGCAGAAGGAGTACGGTGACCGCGGGTTCACGGTCGTGGGCTTCCCCAGCAACCAGTTCCTGCAGGAGTTGAGCTCGACCGACGCCATCAAGGAGTACTGCTCCACCACGTGGGGCGTCACGTTCCCGATGATGGAGAAGGTGCGGCTGAACGGGCGCAACGCGCATCCGCTCTACCAGGAGCTCACGAAGACGCCGGACGAGGACGGCAAGGCGGGCCGCGTGAAGTGGAACTTCGAGAAGTTCGTCATCACGCCCGACGGCGCCGTGTACCGGTTCCGTCCGCAGACGGAGCCGGACGACCCGGCCATCATCGACCTGATCGAGGAGTCGCTGCCCGCGGCCGCTTGA
- a CDS encoding ATP-binding cassette domain-containing protein translates to MTRSSEWAVEAHGLVKVFGDNRAVDGVDLTVRAGTVYGVLGPNGAGKTTTISMLATLLKPDAGDAFIFGHDIRREQQVVRQLIGVTAQFASVDETLSANENLIIFSRLLGLSGREAKRKTAELLEEFGLTEAAKRPLKKFSGGMRRRLDLAASLIAQPPLIFLDEPTTGLDPRTRSQMWDTIRRLVSTGSTVLLTTQYLDEADQLADRIAVIDRGRVVAEGTADELKASVGESSLQLRLTDPADIEDARRAIQTVLGVDAVVSPEGSRITAPMRDADAVTDLFVTFREAGIHLQEMSVQKPTLDEVFLTLTGHGVEEEQPDEQPAEEEDGAAVEGIRA, encoded by the coding sequence ATGACTCGCAGTTCCGAATGGGCCGTCGAAGCCCACGGGCTCGTCAAGGTCTTCGGCGACAACCGCGCGGTCGACGGCGTCGACCTCACCGTCCGCGCCGGGACCGTCTACGGCGTCCTCGGACCGAACGGCGCCGGCAAGACCACCACGATCTCCATGCTCGCCACCCTGCTGAAGCCGGACGCGGGCGACGCGTTCATCTTCGGCCACGACATCCGCCGGGAGCAGCAGGTCGTGCGCCAGCTGATCGGCGTGACCGCCCAGTTCGCGTCCGTCGACGAGACCCTCTCGGCGAACGAGAACCTCATCATCTTCTCCCGCCTGCTCGGCCTGAGCGGCCGCGAGGCCAAGCGGAAGACCGCCGAGCTGCTCGAGGAGTTCGGGCTGACCGAGGCGGCGAAGCGTCCGCTGAAGAAGTTCTCCGGCGGCATGCGCCGTCGGCTCGACCTCGCGGCCAGCCTGATCGCCCAGCCGCCGCTGATCTTCCTCGACGAGCCCACCACCGGGCTCGACCCGCGCACCCGCTCCCAGATGTGGGACACCATCCGCCGCCTCGTCTCCACCGGCTCCACCGTGCTGCTCACCACGCAGTACCTCGACGAGGCCGACCAGCTCGCCGACCGCATCGCGGTCATCGACCGCGGCCGCGTCGTGGCTGAGGGCACCGCCGACGAGCTCAAGGCGTCGGTGGGCGAGTCCTCGCTGCAGCTGCGCCTCACCGACCCGGCCGACATCGAGGACGCGCGCCGCGCCATCCAGACCGTCCTCGGCGTGGATGCGGTGGTGTCGCCCGAAGGCTCCCGCATCACCGCCCCGATGCGGGATGCGGACGCCGTCACCGACCTCTTCGTCACGTTCCGCGAGGCCGGCATCCACCTGCAGGAGATGTCCGTGCAGAAGCCCACGCTCGACGAGGTCTTCCTCACCCTCACCGGTCACGGTGTCGAGGAGGAGCAGCCGGACGAGCAGCCCGCCGAGGAAGAGGACGGCGCCGCCGTCGAAGGGATCCGCGCATGA
- a CDS encoding helix-turn-helix domain-containing protein, which produces MTPKAPFPDPVGGVADGLAAVVALRELADRLEDAEVERALREGWSWTQIADALGITRQAVHKKHLRRVAAAGVDLRRRNV; this is translated from the coding sequence ATGACTCCGAAAGCACCGTTCCCCGACCCGGTCGGAGGCGTCGCCGACGGGCTCGCCGCGGTGGTCGCCCTGCGCGAGCTCGCCGACCGCCTCGAAGACGCCGAGGTCGAACGCGCCCTCCGCGAGGGCTGGAGCTGGACCCAGATCGCCGACGCGCTCGGCATCACGCGGCAGGCGGTCCACAAGAAGCATCTGCGCCGGGTGGCCGCGGCCGGCGTCGACCTGAGGAGACGAAATGTCTGA
- a CDS encoding Clp protease N-terminal domain-containing protein, with product MSEQSHPAADLPGQLVSRALRPVVLSAVAEAQRRGAPLVEAEHLLLALSADGGTQVRAALAEAGLDHEGLVAVLAAERAASLRVAGVTPPSEERLAAAPRVARPRWGASAKEALVRAHRVTVARRRQRAAEVDLLAALFGLELGTVPRALRLAGVDRDAVLARALRAA from the coding sequence ATGTCTGAGCAGTCGCATCCCGCCGCCGACCTCCCCGGCCAGCTCGTGTCGCGGGCGCTCCGCCCGGTCGTCCTGAGCGCCGTCGCCGAGGCGCAGCGCCGAGGCGCCCCACTCGTGGAGGCGGAGCACCTGCTGCTCGCGCTGTCCGCCGACGGCGGGACGCAGGTCCGCGCCGCCCTCGCCGAGGCGGGACTCGACCACGAGGGGCTGGTCGCCGTGCTCGCCGCCGAACGCGCCGCCAGCCTGCGGGTCGCCGGCGTGACGCCGCCGAGCGAGGAACGTCTCGCCGCGGCACCCCGCGTCGCGCGACCCCGCTGGGGCGCCTCCGCCAAGGAGGCCCTGGTGCGCGCGCATCGCGTCACCGTCGCCCGCCGCCGTCAGCGCGCGGCCGAGGTGGACCTCCTGGCCGCCCTCTTCGGCCTGGAGCTGGGCACCGTCCCTCGCGCCCTGAGGCTCGCGGGCGTCGACCGGGATGCCGTGCTCGCCCGCGCACTACGCGCCGCCTGA